The window CCAGTCAGAGAGTCCGACACATATGCGCACCCACACTCCCATATTGATGCTGCTTGTCACAGGTTTTCTTGTGGCTGTGGTATTTGTtctatgatattttttttaacttacttttttttgttagtaTGAGAGTTATCATATTGGACAGTATTATTTTTAACCTTTTTCTTAAAAAGGTGTCCCTGCATGTACTTGTTAGTTGTATGACATTTTTGTTGTCTATGGTTTATAAAGGCTTTTTCAACAGGAACTCTTGTGCTATTGTCAGAGGTATGAAATGATACATCACTGGGATTGGGTTTTTTACTTCAACAATTATTACGTCTGTGATTAATATTTGCATGTGTCCCAGCTTTTCATTATGTGTAGATTCTAGTTATATCTGTCATGGTTTCACCATATGCAAAGAAAGGCCTAACAGTGCTACTTAGTTTTACTAGCATAAAATGGAAGAATTGCAAGGATATGTAGAACTTCTAGTGGGTACTGTAATTTGTACTCTGCTGGTGTTAATAAACTATGAGGACTTCTCTCCTGCTGCTTTTCTATAGAAGTAAAGGAACCACAGGATATAACGGTCTATCACTGCTGCTTTGTTGTAGtactttttgttttcatttttcacccGTTATATGCATTTGGTTAGCTTCATTTATTTGCTTCCTATACCTGTTGGGTGTGTAATTCGCCACAGGAGGTCAGGCATCTTCATTTACAGACATGTATCGATCTCAGGTTGATCTTTGGggggttttgggggggggggggggggcttttgTGTGAACTTATTTACGGTTGTTTCTTTTTCTAGTGAGCCTATTCTTTTTGATTGATTATGCTAGACTTTTAATATTCTTTTAGGAATGGCTCGATTGAGATAATCTTGCAGCTAATAATTTTTCTCACTGTAATAGAGGGCTGATGCATCAACTGTTTGGAAGGAGTATACGTCTGCAGATGGGAAAAAGTGCGTGTATTCTTATCATTCTGTTTAATTTCCTAATTCCTGATTTTGTTTTCTCAATATGCATgtcaatgaattttttttggggCCATTGTTCACTATTAGTTTGAGTGGCTGATTCAGGTATTATTACAACAAGGTTACAAGGGAGTCTAAGTGGACAATTCCAGAGGAGTTGAAGGTTTCTCATCCTGTTTAttctttttctcccttttttatttttttgtaatgtCCTTATACTGTGAAGTACATGCTTCCAGTTGGCTCGTGAACAGGCTCAAAGAGAACTAATCCAAGGAACACATTCAGAATTGAATTTGACTTCTCATACCCCTCCTGCTGTTGCTTCAGCTGAAACACCTATGGGAGCTAGTTCAGTTGGCCCCAGCACTTCTTCAGCCCTACCTGTGATGGTCTCGAGCCCTGTTGCAGTTACACCTGTGTCTTCCTTTTCTAATCCTTCTCCTATCACACCTACTGGATCATCAGTTGCTTCTGGTGCACAGCCTTCCATAATTGGTGCCGTTGGCAGTCAACCTTCTGCAGTTACTGTGAGTCCACTGCCCGCTTCTGTTTCAGGGAGTTCCGGAGTTCCTCCTACTTCGGTCAATACCACTACAAATTCAGTGTATGGATGTTTTTGGGTGCTTTATTTTCTATGCTCTGTTGATCCTTCTGTGGTTTATATAATCTTCTAGTCCAAATTGGTCTTATGTGTCTCGAAAAATTACAGGAGTACTTATGAAACTGTAGCATCTCAAGATATTTCAAGTTCAGCTGATGGAACTTTGACTCAAGATATTGAGGTAAGGTGTTTTTCTTAATGGaaaaatgcacattaatttcACCTTTTCTAGACACTGTGCCGTAGTAAGTCTTATCTCATAGCAGTTCTTTTGCCTGTTTCAAATGTGGTTTAAAGCAATTAACGAGACCAGATGCTTAATCTTTTTTTTCTGAGATTTCTCTATGGCAGGAAGCCAAAAGAGGTATGGCAGTTGCTGGAAAAGTCAATGTGACTCCTTCAGAGGAGAAAACATTTGATGACGAACCATTGGTGTATGCTAATAAGCAGGTAcaagttttgtttctttgtccaattttgtttcatttttgtgcctttctttttttttttttttttttttttcttttcatttttttgccttccttttttcttctttcttctaaaATAATCTGAtaaattttttctcttttaggAGGCAAAAACTGCATTCAAATCACTTCTGGAATCTGCAAATGTCCAGTCCGATTGGACTTGGGAGCAGGTAGCTTCACTTCCATTCTTTTTTTCACTGTCTTATATCGTTGAGGAGTCTTCTTATATTCTATGGTATGTTGTATCAGACAATGAGGGAGATCATTACTGACAAAAGATATGGCGCTTTAAGAACTCTAGGTGAGAGGAAGCAAGCTTTTAATGAGGTAAACTTTTGGTTAACGTCTTTACTCGCTTTAGAGTGTCATTATTTTGTTACATGGAAGAGGAAGACTACTTTAATCTAATTAGAATTCTTGGTGCTTAATGACTTTCCCTCTGCTTAATATTCAAGATGTTCATCAAGAATATTTCGTATCTTGTTTAAACCTAAAACTAATTATATACGTTGAATTGTAGTacttgggtcaaaggaaaaaactGGAGAACGAAGAGAGGCGCATGAGGCAGAAAAAAGCTCGGGAAGAGTTCACAAAAATGTTGGAAGTATGTTGATTACAAGTCATAATTGGTTATTGCATTTTTTCTTTACAACTTTATATACCTCTTATCTAAAAGAccgtgttttgttcttttttaaaGGAGTCCAAGGAACTTACATCAGCAACTAGATGGAGGTTTAGTCTCTCCTTGCATCATGAATAGTTTGATATTATTTTACTCTTTGTATATGTATTTTTTACAACACAAAATGTTTTAGACTTTCTAACTGATGCATTTACCTGATCAGCAAAGCTGTGAGTATGTTTGAAAATGATGAACGATTCAAGGCTGTAGAACGAGGTAGAGACCGGGAAGATCTTTATGAGAGCTACATTGTAGAACTCGAAAGGAAGGTAACAGTTTGCGTTTTATTTCACATTTTCTGACTTATGCAATCCACTAGATGTAGATGTCATGTTGTACATTCGGGCTTAATATTTGACTCCAGATTTTAAATTCATAACAAAAGATTTTTGGTAACtgataaagagaatggaaaatcAGAACTACTTGCTTTATGTGTGAATTATGTTGAAATACCAGATATTAGGCACGTGGTATTCGATTATAGGCTGGCAGCCGGCTGCCTCACATACTATGATCCTTAGTCCAGTCTTCCGCTCGTTCCATATCCCTTCAATTTGTGGCTTCTTTTAGAATTTAGGCAATTTCTCGTTGGTAGATGTTGCCCTAAATGGTTTCCTCTCATTTTCATTGTCCTTTTGGTGTACTCCAAAATGCTCTGTCACTAAATGTGGCACTTGAGTAGACATTGACAGTTCATAGATGATAGCGAATATCACCAGATAGCGAAGTGcacaattttaagttttttaagtCTCAAGCAGAACCATGAAAAAACTAATACTGAGATACATTTACTTGCCATATGTGTTGGTATTCCGTTGCCATTCTCTTTTGAAGTTTGTGGATAAAAAACAGGTACTCGTATGTCACAAAGGATGCCTGTTCTTACTGCATAGGTTGCAATGTTTAattgcaggaaaaagaaaaggcagCTGAAGACCATAAGCAGAATATAGTAGAGTACCGGAAATTTCTGGAATCTTGTGACTTTATCAAGGTAAGTCTTGTAAAATGAATGTGcacataattaatattatatttttgtttttgtgattcCTTGTATCTATAACCCTTTTGCATGGTCATCGTCATTTGCAGGTGAACAGTCAGTGGCGGAAAGTTCAAGATCGCTTGGAGGATGATGAGAGATGCTTGCGCCTTGAAAAGCTTGCCAGGTTGCTCATTTTCCAGGTAAGTCACATAATCTGTTATCAATCAGGCGTGTTCTGTGTGTGTAAAATGATTGGTCATGTTAATTTAGTAGAATTATATGACGGTATTTTTGTTGCAGGACTATATTCGTGACCTTGAGAAGGTGGAAGAGGAGCAAAAGAAGTTACAGAAGGTATAATCCCGTATAAATGATATTTTCCTTTTCAAGTTTATGTTCTTATATTTGTCTCTAACTTCAAGGAACAATTGAGGCGGGTAGAAAGGAAAAACCGCGATGAGTTCCGCAAGCTGATGGAAGAACATGTTGCCGATGGCACTCTTACAGCTAAAACTCTCTGGCGTGATTACTGTATGAAGGTGCTCAACCTTAAAATTGTAGCAGAGATAATATGTCTAGAACAGTTGCATAGTAAATTCAAAGACAATTGATGATTTTCTTCTGCATCAGAAATTCGTTTCATAAGTGCTGTCTTTGGGTTGTAGGTTAAAGACTTGCCTCCTTATGAAGCTGTTGCATTGAACACCTCTGGTTCAACACCAAAAGAATTGTTTGATGATGTTTTTGAAGAATTAGAGAAACAGGTGATGCCTAACATGTCATGCCTCAGTCCATTAATGATTTTGTATTGTTAGTGTTGATACATCGAGATGTAATTGAAGGAAGTTGAGGTTCgtttataaaaccaattggcaatatggggaatAGCCCAACTTCTTGTAAACACATGCGTGCTCCCCTAATTCTCTGATGTGGGATTCACACTCTCAAGTTATCAACACATAGCTCACGTGTGGGGTCATGGAATCCTAACATGTGGACTACACATATTGGGTGATGTGGGAGCATGTCGGTTGTTGGGCTTAACATGTGGGCTAACCTGCTGGGATGCTATAGAGGAAGTTGAGGTTTCGCTATATGAGGAGTCCCAACATTTTATTACcacatgcaaggtcccttaATTCCGCGATGTTGGGACTCACTCTCAACAGTTTGGATGGGATGCTCTTACATATAGAGAGTATCAGAGATGGCAATTCATATGTTAGGCTAATGATTGCATGTGCTCCTCACCACCCAATATTCTAAAGCTCCATGTGTTTTGGCTCTGTCACGGCTCAGTCATCCCACATCAGAAAATTAAGAGCCTTGCATAGCAATATATATGATCACGGTCCTCTCCCCCATTGCCAGATGATTGTGGGTTTAATGCTCTTACTTCTACAGCTAAAATACAATATCAGTTTTAGAGTTTGATTGCATTACAGAACTTTGAACCTGCAATTCAGATGACTCTATATACCTGACATTGTTTTTTCTTGTGGACAGTATCATGACGATAAAGCTAGGATAAAGGATGCAATGAAGTCAGGGAAGGTATGATGTTTATAACTGTATAATTTTATGAACCTGTGGCATTTTGGGaaacatttcaaatatctttCATTTCTGTACCTAGGTTACCATGACATCCACATTGGCGTTTGAAGAGTTTAAGGTTCCTATTCTGGAAGATATTGGTTCTCCACCAATATCAGACATTAACTTCAAGGTAAACCCCTGCTTATTTTCAGTCTGTTGCTAGCCTAAAACTGATATTTTTTTCCCTATCATTTGTATGCTTGAAATATAAAGGTATGTAATATGAGTTGATTGTGTTTTTACTCATTGTTGGCATATTCCCAGCCCCGATTAAGCAAATAAAGTTAGTTTGTGTGTGTAATCAAAATATGTTGAAGTGACTCTTTGTTCACTGAGATTCGTACAATTCACATGGTAGTAGCAGTGTCAGTGTTTCTTGTATCTTCTTGGTTTTAAACTTTGCTATTTTGACCCTAGCACTTATAACCTGGTGTATCATTGTAGTAAGAAGCCTTAATGGTTCAGTTTATCTGGCCAAGAAAATGACTGCCGGTAAATAATTAAACATGACTGCCGGTAAATAATTAAACTGTAACCACTTATCttcatttgatttaaatttacaTGATCATGCCATCATCTGTAACAGTCAATTCACGGATGCAAGGATcaacttttttttggtttctaaATCAGCAACAACTGATGTGACTGTTAGTATTTACCTGTGCATGATTTGTGTGTTTGAGTCTGCTAATACTTTTACTCCTTTTGAAGCTTGTGTACGAGGAATTATTAGAGAGAGCCAAGGAGAAGGAGGACAAAGAGGCAAAGAAGCGTCAACGACTTGCTGATGACTTCTATAAACTTTTGCACACAATCAAGGTACAGTGGACTTTTGTGGAAGAGGATGATGTGTGATGCTAGAGATTGTGTTGACCTTCTATGTTATGTGCTTTGTAGGAGATAACAGCTTCTTCTAATTGGGACGATAGCAAACAGCTTTTTGAAGAAACCCAAGAATACAGGTTTTTCTAATGAGaactttattattaaaaaaaaacatttatcaTGCCTTTATTGTctgaatttttttactttttggtcTGAAAATTAtatcttaattttattttcaggtCAGTTGGGGAAGATAGCGTTAGTAGGGAAATTTTTGAGGAATACATTACAAACTTACAGGAGAGGGCTAAAGAGAAGGAACGCAAGCGTGAGGAGGAAAAGGTGTGGATGTTATTGTCATCTATAATCTGTTGGTGCATTTTTTAAAGACAATATCTCAAAATTCGAGCCTGTGTAATTTTTTAAAGGAGTGGCATGTAATTCATTGTTATCATTTATGAACTGATATCTTGAATTGGGAATTTTGTACTGATTCTGATAATTTGCAGgccaaaaaagagaaagaaagagaggagaaagagaaaCGGAAGGATAAAGATAGaaaggagaaggaaagagaacgtgaaaaagaaaagggaaaggaacGACCTAAGAAGGATGAAACAGATGGTGAAAATGTAGACATAACTGATACACACGGGCATAAAGAAGATAAGAAGAGGGAGAAAGACAAAGATAGAAAGCACCGGAAGCGGCATCAAAGTTCTGTCGATGATGTAGGTTCCGACaaggaggagaaagaggagTCTAAGAAACACAGACATAGTAGTGACCGCAAAAGATCAAGAAAAGTACGTGAACTTATTTCGTAATATATTTGGCCGATACCTTTAAGCTATTTATGAAAGGAAAATGTATGATTATTTTCCTGTTGTTTTATGGTAGCATACCCCTGAATCTGACAGTGAAAGTCGGCATAGAAGGCATAGGAGAGAGCATCGGGATGGTTCCCGTCGAAGTGGTGGACATGACGATCTTGAAGATGGGGAGCTTGGTGAAGATGGGGAAATTAAGTAAGCCCTGCTGATCTATCTTCATAGGAGGTGTGATTTTTGTGGCATATCAGGGTCTAAACATGCCGAATATAACCAAGATTATTTTGTTTAGCA of the Pyrus communis chromosome 1, drPyrComm1.1, whole genome shotgun sequence genome contains:
- the LOC137732009 gene encoding pre-mRNA-processing protein 40A-like isoform X1, which translates into the protein MANNPQSSAAQPFRPPPVAPMGPQSFGSSPLQYRPVVPTQQGQQFISPASQQFQPVGQGIPSPNVGMPASQSQQLQYSQPMQPYPLRPSQPGLPRSSQALPMQYMQTRPITSIPSQSQQPVPPFNNQMPGMPYSSSYVFTPPTYAQPQNNVNSQFQPMSQVQAHVVSATGQPWVSSGNQGAAVPSPVHQSSQQSSSTPSTDSALNVPSQAQQSSSDWQEHLAVDGRRYYFNRRTRQSNWEKPLELMTPMERADASTVWKEYTSADGKKYYYNKVTRESKWTIPEELKLAREQAQRELIQGTHSELNLTSHTPPAVASAETPMGASSVGPSTSSALPVMVSSPVAVTPVSSFSNPSPITPTGSSVASGAQPSIIGAVGSQPSAVTVSPLPASVSGSSGVPPTSVNTTTNSVSTYETVASQDISSSADGTLTQDIEEAKRGMAVAGKVNVTPSEEKTFDDEPLVYANKQEAKTAFKSLLESANVQSDWTWEQTMREIITDKRYGALRTLGERKQAFNEYLGQRKKLENEERRMRQKKAREEFTKMLEESKELTSATRWSKAVSMFENDERFKAVERGRDREDLYESYIVELERKEKEKAAEDHKQNIVEYRKFLESCDFIKVNSQWRKVQDRLEDDERCLRLEKLARLLIFQDYIRDLEKVEEEQKKLQKEQLRRVERKNRDEFRKLMEEHVADGTLTAKTLWRDYCMKVKDLPPYEAVALNTSGSTPKELFDDVFEELEKQYHDDKARIKDAMKSGKVTMTSTLAFEEFKVPILEDIGSPPISDINFKLVYEELLERAKEKEDKEAKKRQRLADDFYKLLHTIKEITASSNWDDSKQLFEETQEYRSVGEDSVSREIFEEYITNLQERAKEKERKREEEKAKKEKEREEKEKRKDKDRKEKEREREKEKGKERPKKDETDGENVDITDTHGHKEDKKREKDKDRKHRKRHQSSVDDVGSDKEEKEESKKHRHSSDRKRSRKHTPESDSESRHRRHRREHRDGSRRSGGHDDLEDGELGEDGEIK
- the LOC137732009 gene encoding pre-mRNA-processing protein 40A-like isoform X2, coding for MANNPQSSAAQPFRPPPVAPMGPQSFGSSPLQYRPVVPTQQGQQFISPASQQFQPVGQGIPSPNVGMPASQSQQLQYSQPMQPYPLRPSQPGLPRSSQALPMQYMQTRPITSIPSQSQQPVPPFNNQMPGMPYSSSYVFTPPTYAQPQNNVNSQFQPMSQVQAHVVSATGQPWVSSGNQGAAVPSPVHQSSQQSSSTPSTDSALNVPSQAQQSSSDWQEHLAVDGRRYYFNRRTRQSNWEKPLELMTPMERADASTVWKEYTSADGKKYYYNKVTRESKWTIPEELKLAREQAQRELIQGTHSELNLTSHTPPAVASAETPMGASSVGPSTSSALPVMVSSPVAVTPVSSFSNPSPITPTGSSVASGAQPSIIGAVGSQPSAVTVSPLPASVSGSSGVPPTSVNTTTNSVSTYETVASQDISSSADGTLTQDIEEAKRGMAVAGKVNVTPSEEKTFDDEPLVYANKQEAKTAFKSLLESANVQSDWTWEQTMREIITDKRYGALRTLGERKQAFNEYLGQRKKLENEERRMRQKKAREEFTKMLEESKELTSATRWSKAVSMFENDERFKAVERGRDREDLYESYIVELERKEKEKAAEDHKQNIVEYRKFLESCDFIKVNSQWRKVQDRLEDDERCLRLEKLARLLIFQDYIRDLEKVEEEQKKLQKEQLRRVERKNRDEFRKLMEEHVADGTLTAKTLWRDYCMKVKDLPPYEAVALNTSGSTPKELFDDVFEELEKQYHDDKARIKDAMKSGKVTMTSTLAFEEFKVPILEDIGSPPISDINFKLVYEELLERAKEKEDKEAKKRQRLADDFYKLLHTIKEITASSNWDDSKQLFEETQEYRSVGEDSVSREIFEEYITNLQERAKEKERKREEEKAKKEKEREEKEKRKDKDRKEKEREREKEKGKERPKKDETDGENVDITDTHGHKEDKKREKDKDRKHRKRHQSSVDDVGSDKEEKEESKKHRHSSDRKRSRK